The DNA window TAAAAGCGCGTAATATCGACACGGGCGAACGCATGAAATACCTCGACGTTATTGCCTTTGTCCTCCCCTTCGCATGGGCGATCGGCCGCCTGGCTTGCACGGTCGCCCACGACCACCCCGGCACGATAACGTCGTTCCCGCTGGGCATCAGCCTGAAATCTCCTGAAGCCCGGGCCTACATCGCAACCTTCTACCGGGATGCCGGCCGCCTGGCGGAACTCCCGCCCTCCGTGGAGCTGGCGAAGATGGCGTTCCACGATCTGGGATGGTATGAATTCCTCTATACGCTCCTGGTGATGGTGCCTGTCTTCCTCGTGGCGGATCGAAAGCCCCGGCCGCCCGGTTTCTTCACGGTCGTCTTCATCCTTCTCTACGTCCCGGCCCGCTTCTTCCTGGATTTCCTGCGATTGGCCGACGCACGGTACTTCGGACTCACTCCCGGGCAGTACGCCGGGTTGGCGGTATTCCTTGCCGCGCTCCTCGCCATCAGGCGGCGATCCCGATCCGATCGAATCGCAGGAGCCTCTTGACGCCGGGGAATTCCGCGCCGTCCACCTCCGCGTACGCGGAAGGGAAGAACAAAAGCCGCTCCCCGCGCTGAGCGGGTTCCAGGAGAAGGTCCCTGCCCCGGGAGAAAGCGACGTGGTTCAGGTCCAGAGAACCGAAGCCCGCATGCCCGTATCGGCACGCGCACGAGGCATCGACGGGGAACCACCCCAGGCCGTCGACATAGGTCTCCGCCCAGCAATGGTACCCGCACAGGTCGCACTGGTCCTCCCCCTCGAGGGCAAACCCCATCACCAGGCGGCCCGGGATCCCGGCGGATCGGCACAGGGAGAGATACAATGCGTGGATGTCGTTGCAGTTGCCGACCTGGCAGACGAGCGCGTGGTCGGTGCTGCCCTTCCAGGACTGTTTCTCCTGGTCGTACGTCATGTACCCCGTCACGTGGTCATACAGGAGTTTCGCCTGGCGCAAGGGGTTTTTTTCCGCGCCGAGGATGTCGAGGGCCCGTTTCCGGGTCTCCTCGTCGACGCGTACGTGCTTCTCCGGCGCCAGGAAGCGTGCGTACGGTGCGTGCGTTCCGCGTTGAGGGCGCGCGCGGGCCGGATCCGCAACGACCTGTGCCGGCCGGCGCTCCACGCGGTAGAAGCATTCCGCGCGAA is part of the Deltaproteobacteria bacterium genome and encodes:
- a CDS encoding prolipoprotein diacylglyceryl transferase; protein product: MALSVIVGWQMAVARCRRKGLDDAVCTGLLAYVVLAGFVLAHLYSVIAYFPRQAMESPVLLLKVWENISSFGGFVGGLLGLWLYFSLKARNIDTGERMKYLDVIAFVLPFAWAIGRLACTVAHDHPGTITSFPLGISLKSPEARAYIATFYRDAGRLAELPPSVELAKMAFHDLGWYEFLYTLLVMVPVFLVADRKPRPPGFFTVVFILLYVPARFFLDFLRLADARYFGLTPGQYAGLAVFLAALLAIRRRSRSDRIAGAS
- a CDS encoding transglutaminase domain-containing protein, which produces MVMEHALMANTRDETAIYRLRDEIVVTDLPKGDHLLEVWIPVPQTDTNQQVMEVTVESEVGLSLHYDREWGNAILYARIPSAKEFRAECFYRVERRPAQVVADPARARPQRGTHAPYARFLAPEKHVRVDEETRKRALDILGAEKNPLRQAKLLYDHVTGYMTYDQEKQSWKGSTDHALVCQVGNCNDIHALYLSLCRSAGIPGRLVMGFALEGEDQCDLCGYHCWAETYVDGLGWFPVDASCACRYGHAGFGSLDLNHVAFSRGRDLLLEPAQRGERLLFFPSAYAEVDGAEFPGVKRLLRFDRIGIAA